From the Kitasatospora atroaurantiaca genome, the window GGCGAGCTCCATGTCCTCCAGGACATCGACCTGACCATCGCCCGTGGCGAGGTTGTGGTCGTTATCGGGTTGTCCGGGGGCGGGAAGTCGACACTGTGCCGCGCCATCAACCGCCTGGAGACCATCGACTCCGGCGAGATCTCCATCGACGGGAAGCCCCTGCCCGCCGAAGGCCGTGAGCTGGCCGCGCTGCGGGCCGATGTGGGCATGGTCTTCCAGTCCTTCAACCTCTTCGCGCACAAGACCGTGCTGCAGAACGTGACGCTCGGCCAGGTCAAGGTCCGCCGGAAGGACAAGAAGGCCGCCGAGGAGCGGGCGCGCCGGCTGCTGGACCGGGTGGGTGTCGCCTCCCAGGCGGACAAGTACCCCGCGCAGCTCTCCGGTGGCCAACAGCAGCGCGTCGCGATCGCCCGCGCGCTGGCCATGGACCCGAAGATCATGCTCTTCGACGAGCCGACCTCCGCGCTCGACCCCGAGATGATCAACGAGGTGCTGGAGGTCATGCAGCAGCTCGCCCGGGACGGAATGACCATGGTCGTCGTCACCCACGAGATGGGATTCGCCCGTTCGGCCGCCAACCGCGTGGTGTTCATGGCGGATGGCCGGATCGTGGAGGAGACAACGCCCGATCAGTTCTTCAGCAACCCGAGCAGCGAGCGGGCCAAGGACTTCCTTTCGAAGATCCTTCACCACTGACGGGGACCCTTGAGCACCAGGGAAGATCACATGAAGCTTCGTAAGGTCACTGTCGCCGCCGCCACCACGCTCGTGCTGGCTCTGACCGCCGCCGGCTGCGGGTCCGACGGCGGTGGCACGAGCAGCGGCGCCAGCAGCAGCGCCGGCAAGAAGATCACCGTCGGTATCAAGTTCGACCAGCCCGGCATCGGCCTGAAGACCCCGGACGGCAAGTACACGGGCTTCGACGTCGACGTGGCCACGTACGTCGCCAAGCAGCTCGGCCATAATCCCGGCGACATCGTGTGGAAGGAATCCAAGAGCGCCGACCGCGAGACGCTGCTCCAGCGCGGCGACGTCGACTTCATCGCCGCCTCGTACTCGATCACCCCCGCGCGCGAGCAGAAGGTCGACTTCGCCGGCCCCTACCTCCTGGCCCACCAGGACGTCCTGATCCGCGCGGACGACAACTCCATCACCAAGCCCGCAGACCTGAACAGCAAGAAGCTCTGCTCGGTCACCGGCTCCACCTCGGCGCAGAACGTCAAGACGAAGCTCGCGCCGAACGCTCAGCTGCAGGAGTACGGCGGCTACTCGGAGTGCCTGACCGGCCTGGAGAACAAGGTCATCGACGCCCTGACCACCGATGACTCGATCCTCGCCGGTTACGCCGCACAGGAACAGTTCAAGGGCAAGTTCAAGCTCGGCGGCTTCAAGATGAGCAACGAGAACTACGGCATCGGCGTCCCGGAGGGCAGCGAACTCAAGGCGAAGATCAACGCCGCCCTGGAGAAGATGGTCAGCGACGGCTCCTGGGACGCGGCCGTCAAGAAGAACTTCGGCCCGGCCAACTATCAGAACGAGCCCGCACCGAAGATCGGCGTCATCGTCAGCTGAAGCGGGTGACCCACGGCGCGCCGCCCTCGAGGCGGCGCGCCTCGCCCTTCCCTCACGCGGAAGGCTTCACTCACGCGAAAGGCCGGGAGACCGTGTTCGACTTTCTCGAGGGTTACAACCTGCTGGGGGCCTTCTGGGTGACGGTGCAGCTCACCATCTACTCCGCCATCGGCGCCCTGATCTGGGGAACCCTGCTGGCTGCCATGCGCGTCAGCCCGGTGCCCCTGATGCGTGGCTTCGGCACCACCTACGTCAACGTGGTCCGGAACATCCCCCTCACCGTGATCATCGTCTTCACCTCGCTCGGCCTCTTCCAGACGCTCGGCGTCACTCTCGGCGCAGACACCTTCAAGACGATCAACTTCCGGCTCGCCGTGCTCGGTCTGATCGCCTACACCTCGGCGTTCGTCTGCGAGGCGCTGCGGTCCGGCATCAACACGGTGCCCGTCGGTCAGACGGAGGCGGCGCGTGCCATCGGCCTGAGATTCCCCCAGGTGCTCATGCTCATCGTCCTTCCGCAGGCCTTCCGTTCCGTGGTGGGTCCGCTGGCGAACGTGCTGATCGCCCTGACCAAGAACACCACCGTGGCCGCCGCGATCGGTGTGGCCGAGGCCGCGGCGCTGATGCGGGAAATGATCGAGAACGAGGCTCAGCTCATCCTCATCTCCGCCATCTTCGCGTTCGGATTCATCTGCCTCACCCTCCCGACCGGGCTGTTCCTCGGCTGGGTGAGCAAGAAGGTGTCGGTGAAGCGATGAGCCCGCCGTCCGTCCTGTACGACGCCCCGGGGCCGCGTGCCAAACGGCAGAACGTGCTGTTCACGGTGCTGTTCCTGGTCGGTCTCGCCGCCCTGATCTGGTGGGTGGTCCAGAGCCTCGCGGACAAGAACCAGCTCGAATGGATCAAGTGGAGGCCCTTCTTCACGGACGCCGGCGCCTGGCAGACCTACCTCCTGCCAGGGCTCAAGAACACGCTCATCGCCGCCTCGCTGGCCATGGTCATCGCGCTGCCGCTCGGAGCGCTGTTCGGTATCGCCCGGCTCTCCGAGCACCGATGGGTGCGGGGTGCGGCCGGCACCGTCGTGGAGTTCTTCCGCGCCATCCCGGTGCTGATCCTGATGCTCTTCGCGAACGCGGCGTACTACGAGTACACCGACGTCAGCCCCGACAGCCGGCCGCTGTACGCCGTGGTCACCGGTCTCGTCCTCTACAACGCCTCCGTGCTCGCGGAGATCGTACGAGCCGGGATCCTGTCCCTCCCCCAGGGCCAGGCCGACGCGGCCAAGGCGATCGGCATGCGCAAGAACCAGGTCATGCGGTACGTGCTGCTGCCGCAGTCGGTCACCGCGATGCTGCCGGCGATCGTCAGCCAGCTGGTGGTCATCGTGAAGGACACCGCGCTCGGCGGCGCGCTGCTCGGCTTCTCCGAGCTGCTGGCGTCGGTCCGCCCGATGAGCGCGAACTACGGTGCGAACACCATCGCCTGCTTCACCGTCGTCGCGGTGATCTTCGTCGTGCTGAACTTCGCGCTCACGTCCTTCGCGAGCTGGTTGGAAGGCAGACTGCGGCGCGGCAAGAGGTCCACCGGCGCGGTCGTCGGCGCGGACGCGGTCGAGGAGCTGGCGACACCGGGCGAGCACGTGAGCCATGACGATCTCGGCGGAGCGGGCGGCAGCGGATCATGAACGCGTCGGCCCATGACGACCGGCCACGACGGCCGAGCTCGGGGACGCCGGGGTGACCATGGATCAACCGGTCATCGTGCGGGAGACGGTGGGGCGCGGGCAGGTACCTGGGGACAACTCTCCCACTTGAAATCTATAGCAAGCAGGGGGTCTTGCCGCAAGGCCCCCATATCGGGCGAAAATCGGCTCCCAGGTGCCGAACGCCTGGCGCAGGACGGGAGCGAGAGATGCGTTTTCTGTTGTCCACGATCGGGTCGCGAGGAGAGGTTCAGCCAGTGCTGGCGCTGGCCGTGCATCTGAAGGAACTGGGGCAGGAGGCCGTGGTGTGTGCGCCCCCTGACTTCCAGGAACGGGCCCAATCCCTGGGGGTCGCATACGCGTCTGTCGGACCCGAGCTGCGCGGCACCGCAAAGCGGAGCGCCGGAACGATCCCCACACCCGAACAGCGGCGCCAGATGATCGAGGGCACGGTCGCCGCGCAGTTCGAGGCGGTCGGCGCGGCCGCCGAGGGCTGCGACGTCATCGTGGGAGGCGGAGCGCTGGCTGTCGCCGCTCACTCGGTGGCGGAGCAGCGTGGCATCGGCTACGTCTATGCCGCATTCGCCCCGATCACGCTGCCGTCCGCGCATCATGCGCCGCCTGTCTTCGGCATGCTCGGAGACAAGCAAACGGACGGGGCGGTCGACAACCGTACGCTCTGGGCCGAGGACGCCGAACGTTGGAACACCCTGTGGGGCGCGGCTCTTGACGGTCGCCGCGTCGCCCTCGGGCTGCCACCGGTCGAGGACGTGCGCAGCCACATCTTCACCGGCGGCCCGTGGCTGGCCGCAGACCCCACGCTGGCACCCTGGCCGAAGCCGTCCGAGCTGGACGTGGTTCAGACCGGAGCCTGGGTGCTGCCGGACAGGCGGCCGCTGTCTCGCGAGGTGGAGACGTTCCTGGATGCCGGCGAACCACCCGTCTATTGCGGATTCGGCAGTGTTCGCGCGCCGGAAGGGGCCGCCAGGACGGTGATCGATACGGCCCGCGCGCTCGGACGGCGCGTGATTCTGTCAGGCGGCTGGGCCGACCTGTCCCTCGTGGACGACGAGCCCGATTGCCTGTCGATCGGCGAGGTGAACCAGCAGGCGCTGTTCCAGCGGGTCGCCGCGGTGGTGCACCACGGCGGCGCCGGCACCACCACCGTCGCCGCGGCATCCGGCACACCTCAGGTGATCATCCCGCAGATGTTCGACCAGTTCTACTTCGCCCGCCGTGTCGACCGGCTCGGCATCGGCAGCGCACACCCGACCAGCGAACCCACCGCCGACTCGCTGCTCCCTGCCCTCAACCATGCCCTCGACACCGAGGTGGCGGACAGGGCCCGAACCGTCGCCGGTGAAGTGCGCACCGACGGTGCCTTGACCGCCGCCCGGAGACTGATCGAAATGCAGTAGAAGTCCGCCACTGAACTCCCCGAGGGCGACCGCATCGCCCTACCCGCCGCCGTGTCAGCCCTGGCCGGCCAGGGCGAGTCGTACGGCCGCCGCCGGGCTGTCGGCCACGACAAGGCCCGGAACGGCTTCGCCCCGCGCGTCGGAGATCTGCCAGCCACCGAGACCGACGACCGGGTTGACGCCTCGTCGCATGGCCATCGCCACTTCGGACAGCGTCCCCCACGATCCGCCAACAGCGATGACCGCATCCGCGGAACCGACCAGGACGCTGTTACGGGCCTGGCCCATGCCGGTTGCGACGGCAGCGGTCAGGTGGGGCGAGGCCCCGGACCGGTCGGCCCCGGAGAGGATGCCGATGACGAGGCCGCCCACCCCGGCCGCACCCTCCGCGGCGGCGGCCATGACACCGCCGTAACCCCCGCAGAGCACAACCGCGCCCGAGCGCGCCAACAGTGCACCGACCTCCCGGGCGGCCGCTTCCTCGGCCGCAGTGCACTGCGCGGGCCCGCATACCGCAACCTGGATCATCGCTGCTCCTTCGAAGTCGTCCGCAGCCATCAGTACTTACCAGGACAGAGCCGCTGAGCCTCCCCGGGGCGGCCCGGGTTCACCGCGGAACGGTCCAGGTGGCGGTGATGTCCTCGGCGACGTCGATCAGGAGCGTCAGGAAGACGTCCACCAAGGGGGTGAGGGAGGGGTCGGCGGGGGTCACCGCGTGGAGTCGGCGGTGGAGTCGGGGATGGGCGAGTTCGCGGTGGGTGGTACCGGGGACCCCGGTCAGTGCGAGCCGTGAGACCAGGGCGACGCCGATGCCGGTGCCGACCAGGGCCTGGGCCACGTCGTAGGAGGCGGTCTGGAACCGGATCTTCGGAGTGAAGCCGGCGGCGTCCGCGGCCCGGTCGAACTGCTCCCGGGCGGCGTGACCGGCCAGGATGGTGACCCACGACTCGTCGCGGAGTTCCTCCAGGCGCAGTGGGGCGTCGCGGGTCCATTCCGCCGCCAGCGGATGGTCGTCGGGGAGGACGACGACCATGGGGTCCAGCAGGAGTGGGTGTACGGCAACGTGCAGCGGCGGAGCGGGTGGTGCGCCCCAGGACGCGATGACCGCGAGGTCGAGCCTGTCCTCGGTGATCTGCTCGATCCCGCGCTCGGACAGGACGTCCTCGACCGACACGTCCGCGTCCGGGTACCGGTGCCGCAGCGCGGTCAGGGCGGGCGGGAGCAGGTGGAGGGCGGCTGCCTGGAACGCTCCGACCCTCAGGCGCAGCGAGAGGTGCCCCAGGAGAGCGGCCAGTCGAGTGGCGGCTTCGTCCGATTGCTGGTCGATGACTCGTCCATGGCCGGCCAGGAGGGTACCGGCGGCGGTGAGTGTCGCTCCGCGCGGCCCGCGGAGGACCAGCGGTGCCTTCCAGTCCCGCTCCGCCCGGGCCACCTGCTGCGTCACCGCCGCCGGCGTGAGCCCGAGGGCGTGTGCGGCCGCCGTGAGGGAGCCGTGGCGCTCGATCAGTGCGAGCAGGCGGAGCTGCCCGGGGTCGGTCATTCAATAATCTTAACGCTGTATCGCTTATCCCTCACTTCTCTGAATCTCCGGTCCGCGCCAGCCTGGGTGAGCAAACCACCACCCGCGGAAGGCCGTCGCCGTGCCCATCCACCTGCCCGTTTTCCTGATCACCACCTGGCTGCTGGCGATGCTCCCCGGAGCGGGCCAGGCACTCATGATCCGGCAGACCCTGGAGGGCGGGCCTCGCGCCGCCCGGGCCACGATCGCCGGCAACGCCACCGGATTGCTGATCTGGTCCACCGCGGCCGCGGCCGGTCTGTCGGCCGTCCTCCTGGCCAATCCCCGCGCGTACGTGGTCGTCCGGATCGCCGGCGGGATCGTGCTGGCCGCCCTCGGGATCAACACGCTCAGGGTGGCTCGCAAGGCTTCTGACGCGCTTGCGACCAGTGCGGATGAGCGCCGCACGGACTTGTGCGGGGCCTACTTCGCTGGGCTGGGCACCACGCTGGGCAACCCCAAAGCGGGGGTGTTCGCGATCTCGGTGCTGCCCCAGTTCGTCACGACCGCCGGCCCCGTCCTCCTGTCGAGCATCGGCCTGGGGGCGGTCTGGGCGCTGGTCAACGTCTGCTGGTACCTGCTGTTCACCTGGGCCGTTGGCCGAGGCCGCGCGCTGGTGTCCGAGCCGGCCGTCCGTCGAGGGCTGAGCATCGTCACGGGGGTCGTTCTGCTGGGGCTCGGTGTGGCCGTGGCAAGCGGCGTATAGGACCTCAATCGGTGCCGCGGCCTACCGAGACAACCGGGGAGCCCACCACCCACCAGGGCATCAGCATTTTGGGGCCGTGCTCAGCGGCACAGGCATACCCGACAACTGAGCGAACAGACCCCCACCTCCCAACTCCCCTGGCTGGTCAGGTCGCGACGGAACGCGCGATACGGAATCCCACATCGTCGACCCGGAAGGTCGGGTGGCTACGGCGCCGTGCGGAGGCCCGGCAGCTCCAGTGCTCGTCGAACCAGCCACCGCCGCGCAGCACCCGGTAGGTGCCGTAGACCTCGGCGTCGTAGACGTCCCAGCACCAGTCCCAGACGTTGCCGAGCATGTCGTGAAGTCCCCACGCGTTGGGCTGCTTACCGCCCACGTCGTGGATTCGCTCGTGCGAGTTGCCGCGGTACCAGGCGATCTCGTCGAGCGGCCCATAGTGCGGTCCGGTCGTGTCGGCACGGCAGGCGTGCTCCCACTCGGCCTCGGTCGGCAGCCGGTACCCGTCGGCGGATGCGTCCCAGTCGATGTCTTCGCCGTTGGCAGGGAGGTGGTAGGCGGGCGCGAACCCGTCGCGGCGGGACAGGGCGTTGCAGAACCGGACGGCGTCCCACCAGGAAACGCCCTCGACAGGAAGCCGGTCGCCATGGGCGGTGCTCGGCCGCCGGCCGGTGACCTGCGCGTACAGTGCCTGGGTGATCGGGAACGCCGCGAGCTGGTAGGGCGCAAGTTCGACCGACCAGCTGCGCTGCGTCCGCCGGTCCGACAGCGTTACCTCCCCCGGCGGGATTGCGATCATCTTGTTTTCCACGCTCGCGTCCATGGGCAGGTGATCCTACCGATAGTCGGGCCGCCGTGATCTGACGCATCGCCGGCTCGCGGCGCCCGCCGCCAGGTCGCTCGTCACGTTCGACCGCCGACGTACCCGCCGACGTACCACCGTCAGGGCGGAAGTGGCGCGGACGGACGGCATGGCGGTTCGGCAGCGTGTCGCCGCACGGCCGGGCCGGCGCTATGGTCGGCCCATGCAACGTCGCACCAGGACACCGGTCAGCGCGGCCTTGATCGACATCGACGGAGTGCTCACGGTGTCCTGGAAGCCGCTACCCGGAGCCGTGGAGGCGCTGGGGCGACTGCGTGAGGTGGGCCTGCCGTTCGTGCTCCTCACCAACACCACCTCGCGCACCAGGGCTTCGATCGCGACGACCCTCGCCGACGCGGGATTCCCTGTCTCGCTCGACGACATCCTCACCGCACCCGCCGTCACCGCAGCCCATCTGACGGAGCATCATCCCGGCGCCCGCTGTCTGCTGCTCAACAGCGGTGACGTCCGGGAGGATCTGGCAGGGGTGACGCTGGTCGAGGACGGGGATGCCACGACGGTGGAGGACGTGGACGTGGTCCTGGTCGGCGGTGCGGGCCCCGAGTTCGGCTACGCGGCCCTCAACCGCGCGTTCGGCCACCTCCAGCGGGGCGCCCGCCTCGTCGCGATGCACCGCAACCTGTACTGGCGCACCGACCGAGGCCTGCAGCTCGACGGCGGGGCCTTCCTGGTCGGCCTGGAGCAGGCCTCGGGGCAGCGCGCCGAGGTGGTCGGCAAACCCGCCGAGGCGTTCTTCGCCGGGGCTCTGGCACAGCTGGGTGCCGAGGCGGGCCGGACGCTGATGGTGGGTGACGACATCGAGTCCGACGTACTCGCGGCCCAGCGCTGCGGAATCACCGGCGTCCTCGTGAAGACCGGGAAGTACCAGGAGCGTGCGGTCCGCGACGCCGACGAAACCCCCGACCACGTCCTCGACTCCGTTGCCGACCTGCCGGCGCTGGTGGCGCAACTCACCGAGTGACGAGCCGAGTTCTGTCCTAGAGGCTTGCCAGGCCCGCGGGGTCGTGCACAGCGCGTCCGCCGACGAGGGTGACGGTCGGACGCATGGCCGCCAGGCCGTCGACAGGGCAGGTGAAGGGGTCCTCGGGCCACACCGTCAGGTCCGCGAGGGCACCGACGGCGAGGGTCCCGCGCCGGCCGTCCTCGCCGAGCAGCCGTACCGCGTTGGCGGTGTGCAGGGCGACGGCCTCCTCGCGGCCGATGGCGTGTTCGGCTCCCTGGACGCCGACTGCGGTCTGACGGGTCGTCATGCCCCAGACGGAGGTCATGGCGCCGTACGGGCCGACCGGGAAGTCGGATCCGGCGGTGACGAGCGCGCCCTCGTCGATCCATTCCCGCAGGGGGAAGATGTCCCGGGCCCGCTCCTGGCCCCAGGCCTGGATCTGCGGGGCGGCCGCGTCGTGCAGCAGGGGGTGCTGGACCGTGACCGGGATGCCGAGGCGGATCGCGCGGGCCCGCTGCTCGGGGGTGGCCAGGCCGCCGTGTTCGATGACCAGGGTGCCGGGCTTCAGGCCGGGGTAGCGGTCGAGGACCTGCTCGTACACGTCCAGCAGGATGCGCAGTCCGCGGTCACCCCAGGCGTGCACACCGACCCGCCAGCCGCGCCGGACCACCCGGTCGATCGCGTCGACCAGCGCGTCGGGCTCCCACAGCAGCAGGCCGTGGTAGCAGTCCCGGTCGGCGTACGGCTCCTCCAGCGCACCGGCTTCGATGCCGCCGTCGATCCCGAACTTCACGCCCCACAGCTGCAGCCAGGGATCGCCGGCGTCGCGCCACGGCTCCATGCGGTCCAGCAGGTCGTCGGCGTCGGCCGCGGAGCGCACACCGAAGCCCGACACCAGGGCCCGGACGCGTACGCCGAGCGCCCCGGCCTCCTGGGCGGCGCGCAGCACGTCGAGGTCCTCGACGGGGACCATGCAGTCGCGCACCGTGCCGATGCCGGTGGCGGCGTAGTCGTGGGAGGCCGCGCGCAGCCCGTCGATGCGGGTCGCGAGGTCCGGGCGCGGCAGGAGCTTCTCGACGAGGGCAATGGCGGTGTCGACCAGGCGGCCGGTCGGCCGGCCGTTCTCGTCGCGGAGGATGTGGCCGCCGGGCGGCTCGGGGGTGTCTGCGGTGATGCCGGCCAGGCGCAGCGCGTGCGAGTTGAGGACGTCGTTGTGGCCGCCGCGCTTGACCAGCACGGGGTGGTCGGTGGTGGCCTGGTCGAGTTCGGCGAGGGTGGGCATCCGCCGTTCGGCGAGGTTGAGTTCCTGCCAGTTGGTGGTGGTACGGATCCACTCGCCGGACGGGGTGACGGCAGCGCGCCGGCGGATGAGATCGAGGAACTCGGGGATGGTCCGGGCCTGGTGGACCGGCACGTCGTGGACGCTGTAGGCGGCGAAGATGAGGTGGGTGTGGGTGTCGTCGAAGGCCGGCATCACGGTCGCGTCGGGGGCGTCGATGACGGCGGTGTGCTCGCTGATCAGGTGGTCCAGCCCGTTCGGCTCGGAGGAGAGCGCGCTGATGTGCTCGCCCGTGACGGCGACGGCTCGGTGGGTCGGCTCACCGGGTACGAGGGTGTGTACGGCGTGCGCCCGGATCAGCAGGTCGGCGTGTGGCTGGGGCATGTCTGGTCCTCACTCGTGACGGGATGTCGGGAAGCGATGGTGGGTGTCAGCGGACGGAGCGGATGGGCACGATCGCCAGCGCCCCGAGCAGCGAGAGTGCGCCGCCGACCAGGAACAGCCCGGTGTAGCCGCCCAGGTGGCCGATGACGGCGGCGGCGATGAACGGGGCGACGATCTGCGGGCCCGCGCTGGCGATGTTCAGGACGCCCATGTCGCGGGCGGCGTCCTCGGC encodes:
- a CDS encoding amidohydrolase is translated as MPQPHADLLIRAHAVHTLVPGEPTHRAVAVTGEHISALSSEPNGLDHLISEHTAVIDAPDATVMPAFDDTHTHLIFAAYSVHDVPVHQARTIPEFLDLIRRRAAVTPSGEWIRTTTNWQELNLAERRMPTLAELDQATTDHPVLVKRGGHNDVLNSHALRLAGITADTPEPPGGHILRDENGRPTGRLVDTAIALVEKLLPRPDLATRIDGLRAASHDYAATGIGTVRDCMVPVEDLDVLRAAQEAGALGVRVRALVSGFGVRSAADADDLLDRMEPWRDAGDPWLQLWGVKFGIDGGIEAGALEEPYADRDCYHGLLLWEPDALVDAIDRVVRRGWRVGVHAWGDRGLRILLDVYEQVLDRYPGLKPGTLVIEHGGLATPEQRARAIRLGIPVTVQHPLLHDAAAPQIQAWGQERARDIFPLREWIDEGALVTAGSDFPVGPYGAMTSVWGMTTRQTAVGVQGAEHAIGREEAVALHTANAVRLLGEDGRRGTLAVGALADLTVWPEDPFTCPVDGLAAMRPTVTLVGGRAVHDPAGLASL
- a CDS encoding amino acid ABC transporter ATP-binding protein, with product MSGVTVTKDIPTPATGDLVVLSNVNKHFGELHVLQDIDLTIARGEVVVVIGLSGGGKSTLCRAINRLETIDSGEISIDGKPLPAEGRELAALRADVGMVFQSFNLFAHKTVLQNVTLGQVKVRRKDKKAAEERARRLLDRVGVASQADKYPAQLSGGQQQRVAIARALAMDPKIMLFDEPTSALDPEMINEVLEVMQQLARDGMTMVVVTHEMGFARSAANRVVFMADGRIVEETTPDQFFSNPSSERAKDFLSKILHH
- a CDS encoding HAD-IIA family hydrolase; the protein is MQRRTRTPVSAALIDIDGVLTVSWKPLPGAVEALGRLREVGLPFVLLTNTTSRTRASIATTLADAGFPVSLDDILTAPAVTAAHLTEHHPGARCLLLNSGDVREDLAGVTLVEDGDATTVEDVDVVLVGGAGPEFGYAALNRAFGHLQRGARLVAMHRNLYWRTDRGLQLDGGAFLVGLEQASGQRAEVVGKPAEAFFAGALAQLGAEAGRTLMVGDDIESDVLAAQRCGITGVLVKTGKYQERAVRDADETPDHVLDSVADLPALVAQLTE
- a CDS encoding glycosyltransferase, whose amino-acid sequence is MRFLLSTIGSRGEVQPVLALAVHLKELGQEAVVCAPPDFQERAQSLGVAYASVGPELRGTAKRSAGTIPTPEQRRQMIEGTVAAQFEAVGAAAEGCDVIVGGGALAVAAHSVAEQRGIGYVYAAFAPITLPSAHHAPPVFGMLGDKQTDGAVDNRTLWAEDAERWNTLWGAALDGRRVALGLPPVEDVRSHIFTGGPWLAADPTLAPWPKPSELDVVQTGAWVLPDRRPLSREVETFLDAGEPPVYCGFGSVRAPEGAARTVIDTARALGRRVILSGGWADLSLVDDEPDCLSIGEVNQQALFQRVAAVVHHGGAGTTTVAAASGTPQVIIPQMFDQFYFARRVDRLGIGSAHPTSEPTADSLLPALNHALDTEVADRARTVAGEVRTDGALTAARRLIEMQ
- a CDS encoding amino acid ABC transporter permease — translated: MSPPSVLYDAPGPRAKRQNVLFTVLFLVGLAALIWWVVQSLADKNQLEWIKWRPFFTDAGAWQTYLLPGLKNTLIAASLAMVIALPLGALFGIARLSEHRWVRGAAGTVVEFFRAIPVLILMLFANAAYYEYTDVSPDSRPLYAVVTGLVLYNASVLAEIVRAGILSLPQGQADAAKAIGMRKNQVMRYVLLPQSVTAMLPAIVSQLVVIVKDTALGGALLGFSELLASVRPMSANYGANTIACFTVVAVIFVVLNFALTSFASWLEGRLRRGKRSTGAVVGADAVEELATPGEHVSHDDLGGAGGSGS
- a CDS encoding LysE family translocator, encoding MPIHLPVFLITTWLLAMLPGAGQALMIRQTLEGGPRAARATIAGNATGLLIWSTAAAAGLSAVLLANPRAYVVVRIAGGIVLAALGINTLRVARKASDALATSADERRTDLCGAYFAGLGTTLGNPKAGVFAISVLPQFVTTAGPVLLSSIGLGAVWALVNVCWYLLFTWAVGRGRALVSEPAVRRGLSIVTGVVLLGLGVAVASGV
- a CDS encoding TIGR00725 family protein, which codes for MIQVAVCGPAQCTAAEEAAAREVGALLARSGAVVLCGGYGGVMAAAAEGAAGVGGLVIGILSGADRSGASPHLTAAVATGMGQARNSVLVGSADAVIAVGGSWGTLSEVAMAMRRGVNPVVGLGGWQISDARGEAVPGLVVADSPAAAVRLALAGQG
- a CDS encoding amino acid ABC transporter permease, yielding MFDFLEGYNLLGAFWVTVQLTIYSAIGALIWGTLLAAMRVSPVPLMRGFGTTYVNVVRNIPLTVIIVFTSLGLFQTLGVTLGADTFKTINFRLAVLGLIAYTSAFVCEALRSGINTVPVGQTEAARAIGLRFPQVLMLIVLPQAFRSVVGPLANVLIALTKNTTVAAAIGVAEAAALMREMIENEAQLILISAIFAFGFICLTLPTGLFLGWVSKKVSVKR
- a CDS encoding LysR family transcriptional regulator → MTDPGQLRLLALIERHGSLTAAAHALGLTPAAVTQQVARAERDWKAPLVLRGPRGATLTAAGTLLAGHGRVIDQQSDEAATRLAALLGHLSLRLRVGAFQAAALHLLPPALTALRHRYPDADVSVEDVLSERGIEQITEDRLDLAVIASWGAPPAPPLHVAVHPLLLDPMVVVLPDDHPLAAEWTRDAPLRLEELRDESWVTILAGHAAREQFDRAADAAGFTPKIRFQTASYDVAQALVGTGIGVALVSRLALTGVPGTTHRELAHPRLHRRLHAVTPADPSLTPLVDVFLTLLIDVAEDITATWTVPR
- a CDS encoding formylglycine-generating enzyme family protein yields the protein MDASVENKMIAIPPGEVTLSDRRTQRSWSVELAPYQLAAFPITQALYAQVTGRRPSTAHGDRLPVEGVSWWDAVRFCNALSRRDGFAPAYHLPANGEDIDWDASADGYRLPTEAEWEHACRADTTGPHYGPLDEIAWYRGNSHERIHDVGGKQPNAWGLHDMLGNVWDWCWDVYDAEVYGTYRVLRGGGWFDEHWSCRASARRRSHPTFRVDDVGFRIARSVAT
- a CDS encoding glutamate ABC transporter substrate-binding protein — its product is MKLRKVTVAAATTLVLALTAAGCGSDGGGTSSGASSSAGKKITVGIKFDQPGIGLKTPDGKYTGFDVDVATYVAKQLGHNPGDIVWKESKSADRETLLQRGDVDFIAASYSITPAREQKVDFAGPYLLAHQDVLIRADDNSITKPADLNSKKLCSVTGSTSAQNVKTKLAPNAQLQEYGGYSECLTGLENKVIDALTTDDSILAGYAAQEQFKGKFKLGGFKMSNENYGIGVPEGSELKAKINAALEKMVSDGSWDAAVKKNFGPANYQNEPAPKIGVIVS